The Bacillus sp. Marseille-Q1617 genome has a segment encoding these proteins:
- a CDS encoding disulfide oxidoreductase, producing the protein MNKKADSLLFLGWAASLTATLGSLYFSEVMKYEPCELCWYQRILMYPLVILLGVAYVRKDFKVALYSLIFSGIGLVISIYHYSLQKISFLSESAPSCGRVPCTGEYINWMGFMTIPFLALSGFSIIFIASLLTLKALKEDH; encoded by the coding sequence ATGAATAAAAAAGCAGATTCCCTTCTTTTCCTTGGATGGGCCGCCTCACTTACAGCCACCCTCGGCAGCTTGTATTTTTCAGAAGTGATGAAATATGAGCCATGCGAGTTATGCTGGTATCAGCGTATCCTGATGTATCCCTTGGTTATTCTTCTGGGGGTTGCCTATGTCCGTAAAGATTTCAAAGTTGCATTATACTCTTTGATTTTTTCAGGAATTGGACTGGTTATTTCTATTTATCATTACTCCCTTCAAAAGATATCATTTCTTTCCGAAAGCGCCCCTTCATGCGGTCGCGTGCCGTGTACAGGCGAATACATAAATTGGATGGGGTTCATGACCATTCCCTTCCTGGCACTTTCAGGATTCAGTATCATCTTCATTGCAAGTCTGTTAACGCTTAAAGCACTAAAGGAGGATCATTAA
- the wrbA gene encoding NAD(P)H:quinone oxidoreductase has translation MSNVKLAIMYYSSTGTNYQMAKWAEEAAKEAGAEVKLLRFEETAPEAAISSNPAWEKHYNETKDSVPTVTLDDLEWADAYLFNVPTRFGNVPSQVKSFLDTTGGLWFQGKLANKVVSATSSASNSHGGQEQTVLALYTTMMHWGAIIAAPGYTDESSFATGGNPYGTSVTVDQEGNMVEGVEPAVKHQTRRTIQVAEAIKNGLK, from the coding sequence ATGTCTAACGTAAAATTAGCGATCATGTATTACAGTTCTACAGGAACGAACTACCAAATGGCAAAATGGGCTGAAGAAGCAGCAAAGGAAGCAGGAGCGGAAGTGAAATTACTTCGCTTTGAAGAAACGGCTCCCGAAGCAGCTATCTCATCGAATCCAGCTTGGGAAAAGCATTACAATGAAACAAAAGACAGCGTTCCGACAGTCACTCTTGACGATTTAGAGTGGGCAGATGCATACCTGTTCAATGTACCCACACGTTTCGGAAATGTCCCGTCTCAGGTGAAATCCTTCCTCGATACAACTGGCGGCCTTTGGTTCCAAGGAAAACTGGCTAACAAAGTGGTGAGTGCAACGTCCTCTGCAAGCAACTCGCATGGTGGTCAGGAGCAGACCGTTCTGGCGCTCTACACCACTATGATGCACTGGGGTGCCATCATCGCTGCACCTGGATACACGGATGAATCATCATTCGCTACTGGAGGAAACCCATACGGTACAAGTGTAACGGTTGACCAGGAAGGTAATATGGTAGAAGGCGTAGAGCCAGCTGTAAAGCATCAGACCCGCCGTACGATCCAAGTAGCGGAAGCGATCAAGAACGGATTGAAATAA
- a CDS encoding bifunctional GNAT family N-acetyltransferase/carbon-nitrogen hydrolase family protein — MAEKLDLSQFEKKMIIRPMEHKDIKHIISMQEVCFPGMEPWKVEHLESHLDVFPDGQLVAELDGDIIGSCSSLIINFDEYDDRHTWDDVTDNGYITNHNPDGYNLYGIEVMVHPDYRRMKVGHRLYEARKDLARQWNLKSIIIGGRIPNYYKHSDEMSPREYVDAVGRHKIYDPVLSFQLLNGFTLMRINPNYLPDDKRSQKYATLMEWNNVDYRPSSKRHFKTSYPVRICVVQYMMRKINSFEEFANQVEYFTDVASDAKSDFVVFPEIFTTQLMSFLNIKSPSLAVRKLTDFTEEYIELFTDLAVRYNVNIIGGSHFVKEEDDEIYNIAYLFRRDGTIEKQYKIHITPNERKWWGISPGDSVRVFDTDCGKIAIQICYDIEFPELARIATDKGAKIIFTPFCTEDRQGYLRVRYCAQARAVENQIYTVISGTVGNLPQTENMDIQYAQSGIFAPSDFEFARDGIVGETNPNIEMVMIGDVDLEVLRRQRQSGTVRQLKDRRHDVYGVNYKK; from the coding sequence GTGGCAGAAAAACTGGACTTATCTCAATTTGAAAAGAAAATGATCATACGTCCAATGGAACATAAGGACATCAAACATATAATCAGCATGCAGGAAGTTTGCTTCCCGGGCATGGAGCCATGGAAGGTGGAACACCTGGAAAGTCATTTGGATGTATTCCCGGATGGCCAGCTGGTGGCAGAACTTGATGGTGACATTATCGGATCCTGCTCGAGCTTGATTATTAACTTTGACGAGTACGATGATCGTCATACCTGGGATGATGTCACGGACAACGGATACATAACCAACCACAATCCCGACGGATATAATCTTTATGGGATCGAAGTGATGGTCCACCCGGATTACCGCCGGATGAAAGTGGGGCACCGCCTGTATGAAGCACGTAAAGATCTTGCGCGTCAATGGAATTTAAAGAGTATCATCATCGGGGGGCGGATACCGAATTATTATAAACATTCAGATGAAATGTCCCCGAGGGAATATGTGGATGCGGTAGGCCGGCACAAAATTTATGACCCTGTTCTGTCATTCCAATTACTGAACGGATTCACCCTGATGCGTATCAATCCGAATTACCTGCCGGATGACAAACGGTCGCAGAAATATGCTACATTGATGGAATGGAATAATGTTGATTACCGTCCTTCAAGCAAGCGTCATTTTAAAACGAGTTATCCTGTACGGATTTGTGTGGTGCAATATATGATGCGTAAGATTAACTCGTTCGAAGAATTTGCAAATCAGGTAGAATATTTTACCGACGTAGCTTCTGATGCAAAGTCAGATTTTGTGGTATTCCCTGAGATTTTCACCACACAGCTCATGTCGTTTCTGAACATTAAATCCCCAAGCCTTGCAGTGAGGAAGCTGACTGATTTTACGGAAGAATATATTGAGCTCTTCACAGACTTGGCTGTCCGTTACAATGTCAATATCATCGGGGGATCTCACTTTGTTAAGGAAGAGGATGACGAAATTTATAATATTGCCTATTTGTTCCGCCGGGATGGAACCATCGAGAAGCAATATAAGATTCATATTACCCCAAATGAACGAAAATGGTGGGGTATCAGCCCTGGTGATTCAGTGAGGGTGTTTGATACAGACTGCGGTAAGATTGCCATACAAATCTGTTACGATATTGAATTTCCTGAACTTGCCCGAATTGCAACGGATAAGGGGGCAAAGATCATCTTTACACCATTCTGTACAGAAGACCGCCAAGGCTATCTGCGCGTCCGTTACTGTGCGCAGGCACGTGCTGTTGAAAACCAGATCTACACGGTTATTTCAGGTACAGTCGGAAACCTGCCGCAAACGGAGAACATGGATATCCAATACGCTCAATCGGGGATCTTTGCACCGTCTGACTTTGAATTTGCGCGTGATGGGATTGTCGGTGAAACCAACCCGAACATCGAAATGGTCATGATTGGGGATGTCGATTTGGAAGTGCTCAGGCGCCAACGCCAGTCCGGCACGGTCCGCCAGCTTAAAGACCGCCGACATGACGTATATGGTGTGAATTATAAGAAATAG
- a CDS encoding RluA family pseudouridine synthase: MKTMRKGSLYQVVIPANWKNVTIDHILKNHWHAPKKLIHSMRMDKDIKVNGEYFPWDKSLSPGDLLQITLFKETDYDVPPSYGDLHILYEDDHLIVVNKTAGIDTHPNQPGDTDTLANLIAYHFQAKGESCRVMHIHRLDRDTSGAIIFAKHPLSKAILDRLLIERKVKRTYLALVHGRLKQKKGTISEPIGRDRHHNTRRRISPSGQKAVTHYKVLEDRGNMTLAEVVLDSGRTHQIRVHMSHIGHPLAGDTLYGGKPVFRRQALHAARIAFPHPLTGERIECEAECLDDIGLSK; the protein is encoded by the coding sequence ATGAAAACAATGAGAAAAGGTTCACTCTACCAAGTAGTGATACCAGCCAATTGGAAAAATGTAACGATAGATCACATCCTTAAGAATCATTGGCATGCCCCTAAAAAACTCATTCATTCCATGAGAATGGACAAGGACATCAAAGTAAACGGCGAGTATTTTCCATGGGATAAGTCGTTATCCCCCGGCGACCTTCTCCAAATCACCCTATTCAAAGAAACGGACTATGATGTCCCTCCTTCTTATGGTGATCTTCATATCCTTTATGAAGATGATCACTTGATTGTCGTAAATAAAACTGCCGGCATAGATACCCACCCCAACCAGCCAGGTGATACGGATACCCTTGCAAACCTGATCGCCTATCATTTTCAGGCAAAGGGAGAAAGCTGCAGGGTGATGCATATTCACAGGCTCGACCGCGACACTTCCGGAGCAATCATTTTCGCTAAACATCCTTTAAGCAAAGCAATTCTTGACCGGCTGCTTATCGAGCGTAAAGTGAAAAGGACTTATCTGGCACTCGTCCACGGGAGGCTCAAGCAGAAGAAAGGCACCATTTCCGAGCCAATAGGCAGGGATCGTCATCACAACACAAGAAGAAGAATCTCTCCATCGGGTCAGAAAGCAGTCACACATTATAAAGTATTAGAAGACAGGGGAAATATGACTCTTGCAGAAGTGGTCCTGGATTCAGGGCGTACCCACCAAATCCGGGTCCATATGAGTCATATCGGACATCCATTAGCAGGAGATACATTGTACGGGGGTAAACCTGTATTTAGGCGTCAGGCTTTGCATGCTGCAAGGATTGCATTTCCTCATCCTTTGACAGGTGAAAGAATTGAGTGTGAGGCTGAATGTCTGGATGATATTGGCTTGTCGAAATAA
- a CDS encoding co-chaperone YbbN — MKKIIIFLAVVIGLFAAIAIVTNMQNSQKAEGNKFKKDELHPATVELLDDPNYQNVILPEELDKKLENKEDVTVYFYSSTCPHCKETTPVLAPLADEMGVDMVQYNVLEFEQGWTDYQIEATPTLVHFKNGEEVDRVVGSQPEEEFRSFFEKNVK; from the coding sequence TTGAAGAAAATCATTATCTTTTTAGCCGTTGTCATCGGACTGTTTGCTGCAATCGCCATCGTGACCAATATGCAGAACAGTCAAAAAGCAGAAGGAAATAAATTCAAAAAAGACGAGCTTCACCCTGCTACCGTGGAATTATTGGATGATCCCAACTATCAAAACGTCATCCTCCCGGAAGAACTTGATAAAAAGCTTGAAAATAAAGAAGATGTGACGGTGTACTTCTATAGCTCCACTTGCCCTCATTGTAAAGAGACCACACCTGTCCTTGCTCCACTTGCTGATGAAATGGGAGTGGACATGGTTCAATACAATGTACTGGAATTCGAGCAGGGCTGGACGGACTATCAAATTGAAGCCACACCTACCCTAGTGCATTTCAAAAACGGTGAAGAAGTCGACCGTGTTGTCGGAAGTCAGCCTGAAGAAGAATTCAGAAGCTTCTTTGAGAAGAATGTGAAATAA
- a CDS encoding YhcU family protein, translating into MKVLLAATHEQDTKIQELISHMYCTIFPDYFTDEEIEQFEDMEILHTTNRNFEYCGTLKEAFQVISSLQTLISIVECGERDEVYEDMFYHNVQILQGFGLFFPLSFDQFTDESECKHSLSVYSKAANQLLI; encoded by the coding sequence GTGAAGGTATTACTAGCTGCAACACATGAACAGGATACAAAAATCCAGGAATTAATCAGTCATATGTATTGTACTATTTTCCCTGATTATTTCACAGACGAAGAAATAGAGCAATTTGAAGATATGGAAATTTTACATACGACAAATAGAAACTTTGAATATTGCGGTACATTGAAAGAAGCGTTCCAAGTGATTTCCAGTCTTCAGACGCTGATTTCAATCGTGGAATGCGGGGAGAGAGACGAAGTTTATGAGGATATGTTCTATCATAATGTTCAAATCCTGCAAGGGTTTGGACTATTCTTTCCGTTGTCTTTCGATCAGTTTACAGATGAATCGGAATGCAAACACTCGCTAAGCGTTTATTCAAAAGCAGCCAACCAGCTGTTAATTTAG
- a CDS encoding aldo/keto reductase, with amino-acid sequence MLKNLQSKKTLHNGIEIPYVGLGVFQMKDPRETVEAVKSAIETGYLSVDTAAVYENEESVGQGVKESSARREDLFITSKVWNSDQGYDTTLKAFETSLKKLDMDYMDLYLIHWPVEGKYKDTWKALERLYSEGLVKSIGVSNFHQHHLEDLMSSSNEKPVINQIECHPRLNQEKLRAYCQDENIAVEAWSPIAQGRVLDETILKQIAEKHGKSAAQVILRWHLQNDVVIIPKSVHSNRIKENADLFNFELSTDEMNQINDLNQDERFGPDPDNFDF; translated from the coding sequence ATGTTAAAGAATCTGCAAAGCAAAAAAACGTTACATAATGGGATTGAAATTCCTTACGTGGGGCTGGGAGTTTTCCAAATGAAAGATCCCCGTGAGACGGTTGAGGCTGTAAAGTCGGCTATTGAAACTGGATACCTTTCAGTCGATACGGCGGCTGTTTACGAGAATGAGGAAAGTGTCGGACAAGGTGTAAAAGAAAGCAGTGCCAGAAGAGAAGATCTATTCATTACGTCAAAGGTATGGAACAGTGATCAGGGCTACGATACTACGTTGAAAGCATTCGAAACAAGTTTAAAAAAGCTGGATATGGATTATATGGATCTTTATTTGATTCACTGGCCTGTTGAAGGGAAATACAAGGATACGTGGAAAGCCCTTGAAAGACTTTATAGTGAAGGGCTCGTGAAATCAATCGGGGTAAGCAACTTCCATCAGCATCATCTTGAAGACTTGATGAGCAGCAGCAATGAAAAACCGGTGATTAACCAAATCGAATGCCATCCTCGTTTAAATCAGGAGAAGCTTAGAGCTTATTGTCAGGATGAAAATATTGCAGTGGAAGCGTGGTCCCCAATCGCACAAGGAAGAGTCCTTGATGAAACGATTCTAAAACAAATCGCCGAAAAGCATGGAAAGTCCGCAGCTCAAGTCATTTTGCGCTGGCACCTGCAGAACGATGTCGTGATCATTCCTAAATCGGTTCATTCAAACCGCATCAAGGAGAACGCTGATTTATTCAATTTCGAACTCTCTACAGATGAAATGAACCAAATAAATGACCTAAACCAAGACGAACGCTTCGGACCAGATCCGGATAACTTCGACTTTTAA
- the helD gene encoding RNA polymerase recycling motor HelD: MTKESALHPDFSNESERLEFTKRYIDVVIETSQSSKEKYKENMEKAFGDVDWGESSAAYIDILTNSSFFEMSKEELESLQKAKNKPYFARIDFKNEGSDRTEKHYIGKTSLYQRENQEQIIVDWRSPIANLYYEGRIGDVSYEAEGEMYEGDLSLKRQYMIEDGYLEEIRDIDLTTTDELLQDSLAKSSSNRLTEIISTIQEEQNRIIRADLNKPIIVQGAAGSGKTTIALHRISYFIYNYKQHFDPRQLMILAPSNLFIDYISEALPELGVERVRQTTFSDYVMTCLEKKLKLVEDDKLIRLIERNHDVEVKKASWISGFKGSKTFRRILDHYIEEIEKRFYPADDFYVDKYKLYSAKKFTHLFKEEYTYMPMYRRLDKLKSLLQSYVRTNKKQMIEKVETFFDGKIEKALYQRANAGNRKEYISKALDKKAERLDEVKKAVRTSVSQYMKQFEKKNLEQYYSDLFSDPERLVEYSSGELDLVQAQDLCFYTSNLLMKKKYEVEDLAPLLYLQTHLFGIDKFYKAKNIVIDEAQDYSYMQLYALKRALETDMFTLVGDLAQGIHSYRGLQAWDPVYREVFPRATYTELQKSYRTTIEIMEEANKLLRLLPHEFPKVNPVVRHGEAPDAYTYIDNEEMAGIIASKVNRGKEKGFQTFSVIGKSMKDCKMIYKILEEQMPGKVKLLEEQESIPKDKIVVVPSYLSKGLEFDVVMITVIDEVFSSENELDIKLQYVAMTRPLHQLTFIGKDLNQFINR, translated from the coding sequence ATGACGAAGGAATCAGCATTACACCCCGATTTTTCAAATGAATCAGAACGCCTGGAATTCACAAAGAGGTATATTGATGTGGTGATTGAAACATCACAGTCAAGCAAAGAGAAGTACAAAGAAAATATGGAAAAAGCTTTTGGAGATGTCGATTGGGGAGAGTCCAGTGCTGCCTACATCGATATTCTTACCAACTCAAGCTTTTTCGAAATGTCCAAAGAAGAATTGGAATCCCTTCAAAAAGCGAAAAATAAGCCTTATTTTGCCCGAATCGATTTTAAGAATGAGGGTTCTGATAGAACCGAAAAGCATTACATCGGGAAGACGTCTTTGTACCAGCGTGAAAACCAGGAGCAAATCATCGTCGACTGGCGCTCACCGATCGCGAATCTTTACTATGAAGGAAGGATTGGCGATGTCTCATATGAGGCGGAGGGAGAAATGTATGAAGGTGACTTGTCCCTAAAGCGCCAGTATATGATTGAAGACGGGTACCTTGAAGAAATCAGGGACATCGACCTGACCACCACTGACGAACTGCTGCAGGATTCCTTGGCAAAAAGTTCGAGCAATCGATTGACAGAAATCATTTCCACCATTCAAGAAGAACAGAACAGGATCATCCGGGCCGATCTGAACAAGCCGATTATCGTTCAAGGGGCTGCAGGAAGCGGGAAAACAACCATTGCCCTTCACAGAATTTCCTACTTTATTTATAACTATAAACAGCATTTTGATCCGAGGCAGTTGATGATCCTTGCTCCGAGTAATCTGTTCATCGACTACATTTCGGAAGCATTGCCTGAGCTCGGAGTGGAAAGAGTGAGGCAGACGACTTTTTCCGATTATGTCATGACCTGTCTCGAAAAGAAATTGAAGCTCGTTGAGGATGACAAACTGATCAGGCTGATTGAGCGAAATCATGATGTTGAAGTTAAAAAGGCTTCGTGGATTTCAGGATTTAAGGGATCAAAGACATTCAGAAGGATCCTCGATCACTATATTGAAGAAATCGAGAAAAGGTTTTATCCAGCGGACGATTTCTATGTGGATAAATACAAACTATACTCCGCAAAGAAATTCACGCATCTTTTCAAAGAAGAATACACCTATATGCCGATGTACCGCCGGCTTGATAAGCTGAAATCCTTATTGCAGAGCTATGTGCGTACAAACAAGAAGCAGATGATCGAGAAAGTTGAAACGTTCTTTGACGGGAAAATTGAAAAGGCACTCTACCAGCGGGCCAATGCCGGTAATCGTAAAGAGTATATTTCGAAAGCACTGGATAAGAAGGCTGAGCGGCTTGATGAAGTGAAGAAGGCTGTAAGGACAAGTGTCTCTCAGTATATGAAACAATTTGAAAAGAAAAACCTGGAACAGTACTATTCAGACCTATTTTCTGATCCGGAACGGCTTGTGGAGTACTCCAGCGGCGAGCTGGATTTAGTTCAAGCACAGGATCTATGCTTCTACACGTCGAACCTCTTGATGAAGAAGAAATACGAAGTGGAGGATCTAGCGCCCCTTCTGTACTTGCAGACCCATCTTTTCGGGATCGACAAGTTTTATAAAGCTAAAAACATCGTGATTGATGAAGCGCAGGATTATAGTTATATGCAGCTTTATGCGCTGAAAAGGGCCTTGGAAACCGATATGTTTACCCTGGTGGGGGACCTTGCACAGGGAATCCATTCTTACAGGGGGCTGCAGGCATGGGATCCGGTCTATCGGGAAGTGTTTCCCAGGGCCACTTATACCGAGCTCCAAAAAAGCTACCGTACCACGATTGAAATAATGGAAGAGGCAAATAAGCTATTGAGACTTCTGCCTCATGAATTTCCAAAGGTGAATCCGGTGGTAAGGCATGGAGAAGCGCCCGACGCATATACGTATATAGACAATGAGGAGATGGCCGGCATCATTGCCTCAAAAGTTAATCGAGGAAAAGAAAAAGGCTTTCAAACCTTCTCGGTCATCGGGAAAAGCATGAAAGATTGTAAGATGATCTATAAAATCCTGGAAGAACAAATGCCCGGAAAAGTGAAACTTTTGGAAGAACAGGAGTCGATCCCAAAAGACAAAATCGTCGTTGTGCCTTCCTACTTGTCAAAAGGATTAGAGTTTGATGTGGTCATGATTACCGTCATCGACGAAGTGTTCAGCAGTGAAAACGAACTGGATATCAAACTGCAATACGTTGCCATGACGCGTCCGCTGCACCAACTTACCTTCATAGGAAAAGACCTGAACCAATTCATCAACAGATAG
- a CDS encoding sensor domain-containing diguanylate cyclase — protein MFSAISITLIAATAVTVLILMVFFWKVVMHYKQKAASFEKIFQLVERSQDIIYHFEIKPDFEYKYLSPAIEKVLGADLIEESKKNPLIAFDRIHPDDYNILLRKISGKLDYTKPVRQRWKNDEGIYICFEEFVTPIYENGELTAVQGIIRNVDDKVALQKELEYKATHDSLTDLFNREFFESLMQKYNDCEDISTGMIICDLNNLKLINDRYGHKMGDRLIVETAGILKKVSADHISVSRIGGDEFAILIEHCSPGSPDELTHLLQSTIHSFNQNSTEFKLSMAMGNAHSESSIGRMEELFKQADQRMYREKHHHNMARPSIN, from the coding sequence ATGTTCTCTGCTATTTCGATCACGCTGATTGCAGCAACTGCAGTGACCGTCTTGATCCTGATGGTCTTTTTCTGGAAAGTGGTTATGCATTATAAACAAAAAGCAGCAAGTTTTGAGAAAATTTTTCAGCTTGTAGAACGTTCTCAGGATATAATCTATCATTTTGAAATCAAGCCGGACTTCGAGTACAAATACTTGAGTCCCGCCATTGAAAAAGTATTAGGGGCCGATTTAATAGAAGAAAGTAAAAAAAACCCTTTAATCGCCTTTGATAGAATCCACCCGGATGATTATAATATCCTGCTAAGGAAGATTTCCGGAAAGCTGGATTATACGAAGCCTGTAAGGCAGCGCTGGAAAAATGATGAAGGAATATATATTTGCTTCGAGGAATTTGTTACGCCTATTTATGAAAATGGTGAATTGACAGCGGTACAGGGGATTATCAGGAATGTGGATGATAAGGTAGCCCTTCAAAAAGAACTAGAATACAAGGCCACCCATGACTCGCTGACGGATTTATTCAATCGGGAATTCTTTGAATCCTTAATGCAGAAATATAACGACTGTGAAGATATTTCTACAGGTATGATCATCTGTGATCTTAACAACCTGAAACTGATAAATGATCGATATGGACATAAAATGGGTGATCGGTTGATTGTAGAGACAGCAGGCATCCTTAAAAAAGTATCTGCTGATCATATCTCAGTATCGAGAATTGGTGGAGATGAGTTTGCAATACTTATCGAGCATTGTTCACCAGGATCCCCTGACGAACTGACCCACCTTCTTCAATCTACTATCCATAGCTTTAATCAAAACAGTACCGAATTCAAATTAAGTATGGCGATGGGCAATGCCCATTCGGAATCCTCAATCGGCAGGATGGAAGAACTCTTTAAACAAGCCGATCAACGGATGTACCGAGAAAAACATCATCATAACATGGCCCGTCCTTCTATAAATTAG